Proteins encoded by one window of Salvia splendens isolate huo1 chromosome 14, SspV2, whole genome shotgun sequence:
- the LOC121763326 gene encoding cold-regulated protein 27-like, with product MDSSEFSSRNSVEQEETSKFGEREVMAPEWTDEKHCLFLKSMESTFVNQLYKSINMFGLQSHTSSASRSKPLKQKQTCTRTSGQFKVLRDGSWSKVDFQKDESEHDQGEEYKVPLSNPWIQRYRNSKIQTTKRCPSSSAKAPLATTHKSNMSPPLEDYNGNNIEMTDQNFNDEATAEDNSFKIDKMNTTESNDQVVPNENTIRADNVLEGPPSTYTSRRLEC from the exons ATGGATTCATCTGAGTTTTCCTCGAGAAATTCTGTCGAGCAGGAAGAGACTTCTAAATTTGGG GAAAGAGAGGTGATGGCGCCTGAATGGACAGACGAGAAACACTGCTTGTTTCTCAAGTCTATGGAATCAACATTTGTCAACCAGCTATACAAGTCAATAAATATGTTTGGTTTGCAGTCTCATACGAGCTCTGCATCACGATCAAAACCTCTCAAGCAAAAGCAGACGTGCACCCGAACTTCTGGCCAG TTTAAGGTTCTCCGTGATGGGTCTTGGTCCAAAGTCGACTTCCAAAAGGACGAATCAGAACACGACCAAGGAGAGGAATATAAAGTTCCATTGTCAAATCCCTGGATCCAGCGCTACCGGAACTCAAAAATACAGACAACTAAAAGGTGTCCATCTTCTTCGGCTAAAGCTCCTTTAGCAACAACACACAAAAGCAACATGTCACCTCCACTCGAAGATTACAATGGCAATAATATCG AGATGACTGATCAGAACTTCAACGATGAAGCTACTGCAGAAGATAACTCTTTTAAGATAGACAAAATGAACACAACGGAAAGCAATGATCAA GTTGTTCCCAACGAAAATACAATTCGAGCTGACAACGTTCTCGAAGGCCCACCATCCACATATACCTCTCGAAGACTAGAATGCTGA
- the LOC121763693 gene encoding coenzyme Q-binding protein COQ10 homolog, mitochondrial-like, whose product MPPFNFAPRALARFAALRNPLRRRTRDFPSCSQIRPTSNIAGNNAFSSVENGRYGNRGFLGSANSSHISNFVHQKRGFLGCGDGEEGGMLSKVHHERRVLGYSPEQLFNVVAAVDMYEDFLPWCQRSQIICQNPDGSFDAELEIGFKFLVESYTSHVELTKPKSIKTTSSQTTLFEHLINVWEFSPGPVPGSCSLYFMVDFKFQSPFYRQIANMFFKEVVSRLVGSFHDRCRQIYGPGVQVLENSYDH is encoded by the exons ATGCCTCCGTTCAATTTCGCACCGAGGGCTCTGGCGCGTTTTGCAGCCCTCCGGAATCCATTGCGGCGGCGCACGAGAGATTTTCCTAGCTGCAGCCAGATTCGGCCGACGAGTAATATCGCCGGGAACAATGCATTTTCTTCAGTGGAAAACGGGCGTTACGGAAATCGCGGTTTCCTAGGCTCTGCAAATTCATCGCATATTAGTAATTTTGTTCACCAAAAGAGAGGGTTTCTGGGATGCGGTGATGGCGAAGAGGGTGGTATGCTATCAAAAGTGCACCATGAAAGGCGTGTTTTGGG ATATTCACCTGAACAATTGTTCAATGTGGTTGCTGCCGTCGACATGTATGAAGATTTTCTTCCTTGGTGTCAGCGCTCACAGATTATTTGCCAGAACCCTGATGGGAGTTTTGACGCGGAGTTAGAAATTGGCTTTAAATTTCTTGTCGAAAGTTATACATCGCATGTGGAGCTGACCAAACCAAAATCCATTAAG ACGACTTCATCCCAAACTACTCTTTTTGAACATTTGATTAATGTCTGGGAATTTTCCCCTGGACCTGTTCCTGGAAGTTGCAGCCTCTATTTTATGGTGGACTTCAAGTTTCAGTCACCATTTTATCGACAA ATTGCCAATATGTTCTTCAAAGAAGTGGTTTCTCGTCTTGTTGGTTCATTTCACGACCGATGTCGACAAATATATGGACCTGGGGTGCAGGTTCTCGAAAATAGTTATGATCACTGA